One stretch of Pseudoramibacter sp. DNA includes these proteins:
- the recJ gene encoding single-stranded-DNA-specific exonuclease RecJ, which produces MEEIWCERINSEDPETSQKIKEIAEECNIPLPVAKIAVARGCQNGFDTMTYLDPSVEDFHSPWELPDMQKAVQRILQAKEHQEKVCIYGDYDVDGIMAVSILIDYLRTLKMNVCYKIPNRLTEGYGMNMAAVETLGEEGVQLIVTVDNGIASKQEIQSAIEKGMDVIVTDHHECQGDLPNAAAVIDPKRLDSDYPFRELCGAGIAFKLVQALEETQQRTNDLRKYLECAAVATVADIVPLQNENRLIVKLGIDSMNEGCQNLGLKALIHVSEIETVTSGNIGFVIAPKINAAGRLGEAQYGVELFIGENLKIAEWLKNENIKRQEIEQKIYNKAIRLIKEQQKNKQVFICVAGENWHPGVIGIVASKIQEIWYHPVIVMGIDQNGIARGSCRSVEGINIFETLSACSELFETYGGHAMAAGFSIKKENIQALEKFLIKKSEEDHLKQFLIKKVYYDSVLSEDEINWELMDCVRMCEPYGVNNPSPIFRLNHVHPTEIKTMGKENNHLCFKDNNFRCIAFSKAKWRTSLSREYTNGIDLLVVPKINHFAGKESIELMVKSVRLPFLFDHQRCWHAVQIIKSETSEETLKELDIWKYDKEDLLPNRNEMVWVYKVLKQFSERGVRFDDLIDKGPSLNCFKLLLILEVFNELKIVNCRVKKGMIFSKIPSDHQKKDINQSKLVIKLKRNIF; this is translated from the coding sequence TTGGAAGAGATATGGTGCGAAAGAATAAACAGTGAAGATCCCGAGACTTCACAAAAGATAAAAGAGATTGCAGAGGAATGCAATATTCCGCTTCCAGTAGCGAAAATTGCGGTGGCACGGGGATGCCAAAATGGATTTGATACCATGACTTATTTAGACCCCAGCGTCGAAGATTTTCATTCTCCCTGGGAATTGCCTGACATGCAAAAAGCCGTACAGCGCATTCTGCAAGCGAAAGAACATCAAGAAAAAGTCTGTATTTACGGCGACTATGATGTAGATGGTATTATGGCAGTTTCGATATTAATTGATTATCTGCGTACGCTTAAAATGAATGTGTGCTATAAAATTCCCAATCGGCTGACAGAGGGCTATGGCATGAATATGGCAGCAGTTGAGACGTTAGGAGAAGAGGGCGTTCAATTAATTGTGACCGTAGACAACGGCATTGCATCGAAGCAGGAAATTCAGTCTGCAATTGAGAAAGGAATGGACGTAATCGTCACAGATCATCATGAGTGCCAGGGAGATTTGCCCAATGCTGCGGCAGTTATTGATCCTAAGAGATTAGATTCAGATTACCCATTTCGGGAATTGTGTGGTGCAGGAATTGCATTTAAGTTAGTTCAGGCATTAGAAGAGACACAGCAACGGACGAATGATCTGCGAAAATATTTAGAATGTGCTGCGGTTGCCACAGTTGCAGATATTGTTCCATTACAAAATGAAAATCGCTTAATTGTAAAATTAGGGATTGATTCTATGAATGAAGGGTGTCAAAATCTAGGTTTAAAAGCATTGATCCATGTCTCTGAAATTGAGACCGTAACTTCAGGAAATATTGGATTTGTAATTGCACCAAAAATAAATGCAGCCGGCCGTTTGGGAGAAGCTCAGTATGGCGTTGAATTATTTATTGGAGAAAACCTGAAAATTGCAGAGTGGTTAAAAAATGAAAATATCAAAAGACAGGAAATTGAACAGAAAATTTACAACAAGGCCATTCGTCTTATAAAAGAACAGCAAAAAAATAAACAAGTTTTCATTTGTGTTGCAGGAGAAAACTGGCATCCTGGGGTTATCGGAATCGTAGCGAGCAAAATTCAGGAAATCTGGTATCATCCTGTCATTGTAATGGGAATAGATCAAAATGGCATAGCAAGGGGAAGCTGCAGGAGCGTAGAAGGAATAAATATTTTCGAAACGCTTTCAGCCTGTTCTGAACTTTTTGAAACGTATGGTGGTCATGCGATGGCGGCAGGATTTTCAATTAAGAAAGAAAATATTCAGGCGTTGGAAAAATTTTTAATAAAGAAATCAGAAGAAGATCATTTAAAGCAATTCTTAATTAAAAAAGTATATTACGATAGTGTCCTTTCAGAAGACGAGATTAATTGGGAGCTGATGGACTGCGTTCGTATGTGTGAACCTTATGGTGTAAACAATCCAAGCCCGATTTTCAGATTGAATCATGTTCATCCTACAGAAATTAAAACAATGGGAAAAGAAAATAATCATTTGTGTTTTAAGGATAATAATTTTAGATGTATTGCTTTTTCAAAAGCAAAGTGGCGAACATCTCTCAGCCGAGAATATACAAATGGTATTGATTTATTGGTTGTTCCCAAAATTAATCATTTTGCAGGAAAAGAAAGTATAGAATTAATGGTAAAAAGCGTCCGCCTTCCATTTCTTTTTGATCATCAAAGATGTTGGCATGCTGTACAGATAATCAAATCAGAAACATCGGAAGAGACACTGAAAGAATTAGATATATGGAAATACGATAAGGAAGATCTGCTGCCAAATCGGAATGAAATGGTTTGGGTATATAAAGTATTAAAGCAATTTTCTGAAAGAGGCGTCCGATTTGACGACTTAATTGATAAAGGACCGAGCCTCAATTGCTTTAAATTATTATTGATTCTAGAGGTATTTAATGAATTAAAGATCGTCAATTGTAGGGTGAAAAAAGGAATGATTTTTTCAAAGATTCCATCAGATCATCAAAAAAAGGATATTAATCAGTCTAAGTTAGTGATAAAATTAAAGAGAAATATTTTCTAG
- a CDS encoding MBL fold metallo-hydrolase has product MIKIKRYMIGPLMANCYIVWSDSDHTGIMIDPGGWSDTIEKDIQQEQIQIKKILLTHGHYDHIAGLSEAVNYTKAKVYIHEQDAECLSSPGRNISLMLGQSKVFPPANVYLQGKEKIEVNAELTFSVLHTPGHTPGGVCYISNNMMFTGDTLFLGSVGRTDFPGGSYSEIIQSVKQLMEYPEDTVVYPGHGEKTTIHFEKMNNPYVQ; this is encoded by the coding sequence ATGATAAAAATAAAAAGATATATGATCGGGCCACTAATGGCTAATTGTTATATTGTCTGGTCTGATTCAGATCATACTGGTATTATGATTGATCCCGGCGGCTGGTCTGATACCATTGAAAAAGATATTCAGCAAGAACAAATTCAGATCAAGAAAATATTATTAACACATGGACATTATGATCATATCGCCGGATTGTCAGAGGCTGTAAATTATACAAAAGCAAAGGTATATATTCATGAACAAGATGCCGAATGTTTATCTTCACCAGGCAGGAATATTTCATTAATGCTTGGACAATCTAAAGTTTTTCCACCAGCGAATGTATATCTTCAGGGGAAAGAAAAAATAGAGGTTAATGCAGAACTTACTTTTTCGGTGTTGCATACACCAGGACACACCCCTGGCGGAGTATGCTATATTTCAAATAATATGATGTTTACTGGGGATACATTATTTTTAGGCTCCGTTGGCAGAACCGATTTTCCGGGAGGATCATATTCTGAAATTATTCAATCTGTTAAACAATTGATGGAATATCCTGAAGATACTGTTGTGTATCCAGGTCATGGTGAAAAAACGACCATTCACTTTGAAAAAATGAATAATCCTTACGTACAGTAA
- the secF gene encoding protein translocase subunit SecF: MNENLRKKLPIIEHTKVWLSISLILIVIAVGATLIRGLNYGIDFVGGSVITIDLHQTFDTKDIKKITDSFDKSADITYTGKQKHEVVISTKASLNNRQQKKLFSKFQTKYHLDKKDLVSVENITASVGAETSRNTIIASIVAVVLMLVYITIRFEFYFGLSAVLALVHDIVIVIGVYALFQIQVNSPFIAAILTILGYSINDTIVVFDRIRENEGLLGISTEAELDNLVDISITQTMRRSINTVATTLVAIVALYIFAVDAIRDFALPLIVGIASGCYSSIFVASPLWVIFQKKSARSKFNSTSQKRRNRQRSKRRHVEKIEV; this comes from the coding sequence ATGAATGAAAATTTAAGAAAAAAATTGCCCATTATCGAACATACCAAAGTTTGGCTCTCCATTTCATTGATACTGATTGTCATTGCCGTTGGGGCCACTTTGATACGTGGATTAAATTATGGTATAGATTTCGTGGGCGGAAGTGTTATCACGATAGATTTGCATCAGACTTTTGATACAAAGGATATCAAAAAGATCACAGATTCCTTTGATAAATCTGCTGACATTACATATACAGGTAAACAAAAACATGAAGTAGTTATCAGCACAAAAGCCAGTTTAAATAATCGCCAGCAAAAAAAGCTGTTCTCTAAATTCCAAACGAAATATCATCTAGATAAAAAGGACCTGGTATCTGTTGAAAATATTACAGCAAGCGTAGGCGCGGAAACGTCCCGCAATACCATTATTGCCTCAATTGTTGCGGTTGTCTTGATGCTTGTCTATATTACAATCCGATTCGAATTTTATTTTGGTTTATCAGCTGTATTGGCATTAGTTCACGATATTGTGATTGTCATCGGTGTGTACGCATTGTTCCAAATTCAGGTTAATTCACCATTTATCGCAGCCATTCTGACAATATTAGGTTATTCCATTAATGATACGATTGTTGTATTTGACCGAATTCGTGAAAATGAAGGCTTATTAGGAATAAGTACAGAAGCAGAATTAGATAATCTGGTAGATATCAGTATTACGCAGACGATGCGCAGAAGTATTAATACTGTTGCTACGACACTAGTCGCTATTGTGGCTTTGTATATATTCGCTGTTGATGCCATAAGAGATTTCGCTCTGCCGTTAATTGTCGGGATTGCAAGTGGTTGTTATTCTTCAATTTTTGTGGCAAGTCCGCTTTGGGTTATTTTTCAAAAAAAATCTGCCCGGTCGAAGTTCAATTCAACATCACAGAAAAGAAGAAATCGCCAGCGCAGCAAACGGCGTCATGTTGAAAAAATTGAAGTATAA
- the dtd gene encoding D-aminoacyl-tRNA deacylase — translation MRAVIQRVSSASVTINGKTISQIGTGICLLVGFNATDNTLDMDYIINKTLNLRIFEDENHKMNLSLKDIHGELLVVSQFTLYGDCRKGRRPSFSKSGDVESAKQKYLEFKEKIQSAFDHQVAFGQFQADMLVHIDNDGPVTMLLDSSKLF, via the coding sequence ATGCGCGCAGTAATACAAAGGGTAAGCTCGGCATCAGTCACAATAAATGGAAAAACAATTAGTCAAATTGGGACTGGCATTTGTCTATTAGTCGGATTTAATGCAACTGATAATACATTAGATATGGATTATATTATCAATAAAACATTGAATTTACGTATCTTTGAAGATGAAAATCATAAAATGAATCTTTCTTTAAAGGATATCCATGGCGAATTATTGGTTGTGTCTCAGTTTACATTATATGGTGATTGCAGAAAAGGCAGAAGGCCTAGTTTTTCAAAGAGCGGTGACGTGGAGTCAGCTAAACAGAAGTATTTAGAGTTCAAAGAGAAGATACAGTCTGCGTTTGATCATCAAGTGGCCTTTGGACAGTTTCAAGCTGACATGCTGGTACACATTGATAACGATGGTCCTGTTACGATGTTATTAGATAGTAGTAAATTATTTTAG
- the secD gene encoding protein translocase subunit SecD: protein MKKQIDKKSTIGFFSFIAILVFCMYVLFHGISVGVYDIGNIKDNMHYGLDLTGGVNVVLQAKPYKGKKLTDSKMEGTISALKKRVDSLGVSEATVTRQGNNRIRVQIPSIQNQQEALDLIGRTAQLKFVGPDNKVILTGTHVVDSKAVTQKTSSGVEQPVVTLKFDAKGKKAFAEATQKYIGQQITIKLDNEVISSPTVNQEIDDGEAVIEGSSDMDEAGNLASLIRGGALPVKLTTIQASTVGPTLGANSLNKSIFASVIGVAAVLVFMLIFYRVLGIIADLALLIFVMLDLIVMSAMNVTLTLPGIAGMILTVGMAVDANVIIFERIKEESVNNGLSLYQSVGAGFKNAMRSIIDSNVTTLIAGFVLFFMGTGSAQGFALTLIVGIILSMLTAVVITRQLIKLFLHTNLVQNPKYYGI, encoded by the coding sequence TTGAAAAAGCAAATTGACAAAAAAAGTACAATTGGATTTTTCTCTTTTATTGCGATTCTCGTTTTTTGCATGTATGTGCTTTTTCACGGCATTTCAGTCGGCGTCTATGATATCGGTAATATTAAAGACAACATGCATTACGGACTTGACCTTACCGGAGGCGTAAATGTTGTCCTTCAAGCGAAGCCGTATAAAGGGAAAAAGCTGACAGATTCAAAAATGGAAGGCACAATTTCTGCATTGAAAAAGCGCGTTGATTCCCTTGGCGTTTCGGAAGCGACAGTGACAAGACAGGGAAACAATCGTATTCGAGTGCAGATTCCCTCTATACAGAATCAGCAGGAAGCGCTTGATTTAATCGGGCGCACGGCCCAGCTCAAATTTGTTGGTCCAGATAATAAAGTAATTTTAACTGGAACCCATGTTGTAGATTCAAAAGCCGTTACTCAGAAAACAAGCAGCGGTGTCGAACAGCCAGTCGTTACCCTTAAGTTCGATGCCAAGGGAAAGAAAGCCTTTGCTGAAGCAACACAAAAATACATCGGACAGCAAATTACGATAAAACTTGATAATGAAGTCATTTCTTCACCGACGGTTAATCAGGAAATTGATGATGGGGAAGCCGTTATTGAAGGCAGTTCCGATATGGATGAAGCAGGCAATTTAGCTTCACTTATTCGAGGCGGAGCTTTACCAGTAAAATTGACGACGATTCAAGCTTCTACTGTTGGGCCAACATTGGGCGCCAACTCTCTTAATAAGAGTATTTTTGCAAGTGTTATCGGCGTTGCCGCGGTTTTGGTTTTTATGTTGATCTTTTATCGTGTTTTAGGTATTATTGCAGATTTGGCGCTGCTCATTTTTGTGATGCTTGATTTGATTGTTATGTCTGCAATGAATGTGACTTTAACATTACCTGGTATTGCGGGGATGATTTTGACAGTTGGCATGGCTGTTGACGCCAACGTTATTATCTTTGAAAGAATAAAAGAAGAATCGGTGAATAATGGCCTCTCTTTGTATCAGTCTGTAGGTGCAGGCTTTAAAAATGCAATGCGGTCGATTATCGATTCAAATGTTACGACATTAATTGCTGGTTTTGTACTGTTCTTTATGGGTACAGGTTCAGCACAGGGATTTGCCTTGACATTAATTGTAGGTATTATTTTATCGATGCTGACCGCTGTCGTGATTACGCGTCAATTAATAAAATTATTCTTGCATACAAATTTAGTCCAAAATCCCAAATATTATGGCATATGA
- the hemZ gene encoding coproporphyrinogen dehydrogenase HemZ, giving the protein MNEKKQIDNILLVMPEIPSWKVGARELVRAFFPNAAIQFNKDTDDNKDILILKVSIQSDKLVMTAKQFGNKIQQKSYDDIKRPIVSKKFKGFFYRFLSELTKRSLPWGCLTGIKPVKMAQEILDANNNDWAQSKQSFQRAFDVSKEKTDLAFNIAKVEAPFIHVKERNKVSVYIGIPICPAKCTYCSFVSTIADKKGKLCSEYMNILINEINRFSLFIQEHKLIIDTLYIGGGTPSVLTAEQIQRLLETLTEKFNLSNLREFTFEAGRPETTTLEKLETLHHYHVNRICLNPQSMNDSTLQAVGRLHSADDICEKFAMIKKVGFESVNMDLIVGLNDETPEMFFSSLEQVIALHPENLTVHSLAIKKGARLREQKGCGLHQLYSKEFYDEISQRLESSGYHPYYLYRQKYAQGNGENIGYCLDGKEGIYNMLMMAEKQTIIGIGAGATGKVYHPENNRFDKVYTVKDLRTYNQRAEEVIDNKLMAYFKYFNA; this is encoded by the coding sequence ATGAATGAAAAAAAACAAATAGATAATATATTATTGGTTATGCCTGAAATCCCATCTTGGAAAGTGGGGGCTCGGGAATTAGTTCGTGCTTTTTTCCCAAATGCGGCCATTCAATTTAATAAGGATACTGATGATAATAAAGATATTTTAATTCTCAAGGTCTCAATTCAGTCAGATAAGCTTGTTATGACTGCGAAACAATTTGGAAATAAGATTCAACAAAAATCATATGATGATATAAAAAGACCCATTGTATCTAAAAAATTCAAGGGTTTTTTTTATCGCTTTTTATCAGAACTGACAAAAAGATCCTTGCCCTGGGGATGTTTAACAGGTATAAAACCAGTTAAAATGGCTCAGGAAATATTGGATGCTAATAATAATGATTGGGCACAATCTAAACAGTCTTTTCAAAGAGCCTTTGATGTTTCAAAGGAAAAAACGGATTTAGCTTTTAATATTGCTAAAGTTGAAGCGCCCTTTATTCATGTAAAAGAACGCAATAAAGTTTCGGTTTATATTGGTATTCCAATATGTCCGGCAAAATGTACATATTGTTCTTTTGTTTCTACAATTGCTGATAAAAAGGGAAAATTGTGTTCGGAATACATGAATATATTAATAAATGAGATTAATCGCTTTTCTTTATTTATTCAAGAACATAAATTAATCATAGACACGCTTTATATTGGCGGAGGAACACCGTCAGTCTTAACAGCAGAGCAAATTCAACGGTTGTTAGAGACACTTACAGAGAAATTTAATCTGTCAAATCTCCGGGAATTTACATTTGAAGCAGGACGGCCTGAGACCACAACATTAGAGAAGTTAGAGACGCTTCATCATTATCATGTTAATCGCATTTGCTTAAATCCGCAAAGTATGAATGATTCAACACTTCAAGCAGTAGGCAGGCTGCATTCGGCAGATGATATTTGCGAGAAATTTGCGATGATAAAAAAAGTTGGCTTTGAAAGTGTCAATATGGATCTTATCGTTGGACTAAATGATGAAACTCCCGAAATGTTTTTCTCATCGTTAGAGCAAGTTATCGCGCTTCATCCAGAAAATTTGACGGTGCACAGTTTAGCCATAAAAAAAGGGGCGAGATTAAGAGAACAAAAGGGGTGCGGCTTGCATCAGCTTTATTCAAAGGAATTTTATGATGAAATTTCACAAAGATTAGAGAGCAGCGGTTACCATCCATATTATCTTTATCGTCAAAAATACGCCCAGGGAAATGGTGAAAATATCGGTTATTGCCTAGATGGAAAAGAAGGCATTTATAATATGCTGATGATGGCTGAAAAACAGACGATTATTGGCATTGGTGCTGGCGCAACGGGGAAGGTTTATCATCCTGAAAACAATCGATTTGATAAAGTTTATACCGTAAAAGATTTAAGAACATATAATCAACGGGCAGAAGAAGTTATTGATAATAAATTAATGGCGTATTTCAAATATTTTAATGCCTGA
- a CDS encoding adenine phosphoribosyltransferase — MDLKSKISIYPDFPKAGISFKDINSLIKDGDAFHEVTDRFYEIAKALDVNVVCIPEARGYIFGSALAYKLGVGLVPIRKPGKLPGEVMAKSYKLEYGENTVEIQKDAINTGDRVLIIDDLLATGGTMKAAIDLVELLSGEVCGALFLIELTDLKGREALKDYYVQSLIQFPI; from the coding sequence ATGGATTTAAAAAGTAAAATATCAATTTATCCAGACTTTCCAAAAGCAGGAATCAGTTTTAAGGATATTAACAGTTTGATTAAAGATGGCGATGCATTTCATGAGGTGACAGATCGTTTTTATGAAATTGCGAAGGCTTTGGATGTTAATGTTGTCTGTATTCCGGAAGCCAGAGGATATATTTTTGGATCGGCTTTGGCTTATAAATTAGGGGTCGGGCTCGTTCCAATACGTAAACCCGGGAAGTTGCCAGGGGAAGTAATGGCGAAGTCTTATAAACTTGAATATGGTGAAAATACCGTAGAAATTCAAAAAGATGCCATTAACACAGGAGATCGTGTATTAATTATTGATGATTTGCTGGCCACCGGTGGAACTATGAAAGCAGCGATCGATTTAGTTGAATTGCTCAGCGGTGAAGTTTGCGGTGCTCTATTCCTGATTGAATTGACGGATTTGAAGGGACGGGAAGCATTAAAAGATTATTACGTACAATCATTAATTCAATTTCCTATCTGA
- a CDS encoding RelA/SpoT family protein encodes MATEAVKRKINNIIKIVEKNDPDADADMIMRAFNLADHAHKGQKRKSGEDYIIHPVAVAYILAKYRMDSETICAALLHDVIEDTDTTHEQIAEMFNLKIADLVEGVTKIGKIDYQSKEESQAEYIRKMVMAMSKDIRVILIKLVDRLHNMRTLEYMTEAKQKEKARETLDIYAPIANRLGIQAIKAELEDLSLKYLDPEGYYNLVKSVKTKKQAREEYVNQVIDILKKKLDEVGIPCKVYGRSKHFYSIYRKMKAQHRKFDEIYDLIAVRVIVNTVKECYGVLGTVHTEWKPIPGRFKDYIAMPKPNMYQSIHTTVIGPNGDPVEIQIRTQEMHRIAEYGIAAHWKYKEGKGNGKNAKDVHYEKKIAWLRQIMEWQQELDNAGDLLETIKVDLLNEEVYVFSPKGDVFELPVGSCPLDFAYRVHSDIGNNCVGAKVNGKIVPLNYKLSNGDIVEVMTSKHSNGPSRDWLNFVKSAHARNKIKQYFKRETKEENIEKGKLALENELKRQGLQDTKLGSIAELEVLSKHLKYKTLDDLYAAIGYNGIKMGTIFTKMKLLFPEVFKDQKPDITAKKRPKPERSSSNILVAGLNDIDVHLAKCCSPVPGDQIIGHITQSHGITVHRTDCLNVLHIDASKTVDVEWNKFGVSGNFSAEISIQADENPHTLIEINKVFIEMNISLTALTARNEKGKFDYFEAVFEVKSRRELNLVIKNIKKIPLVLFVKRI; translated from the coding sequence ATGGCAACAGAAGCAGTTAAAAGAAAAATAAACAATATTATAAAAATCGTTGAGAAAAATGATCCAGATGCTGATGCTGATATGATCATGCGCGCTTTCAATTTAGCAGATCACGCACATAAGGGTCAGAAAAGGAAATCTGGAGAAGATTATATTATTCACCCTGTTGCAGTGGCTTATATTTTAGCAAAATACAGGATGGATAGTGAAACAATATGTGCTGCATTGCTGCATGATGTGATTGAAGACACGGATACTACACATGAGCAAATTGCAGAAATGTTTAATCTTAAAATTGCGGACTTAGTCGAAGGCGTTACGAAAATAGGCAAGATTGATTATCAATCTAAAGAAGAAAGTCAGGCTGAGTACATCCGCAAAATGGTCATGGCTATGTCAAAAGACATTCGTGTAATTTTGATCAAATTAGTTGACCGCCTGCACAATATGCGGACATTAGAGTACATGACAGAGGCCAAACAAAAGGAAAAAGCAAGAGAAACACTTGATATTTATGCGCCGATTGCTAATCGTTTGGGAATTCAGGCTATCAAAGCCGAATTAGAGGATTTATCATTAAAGTATCTGGACCCAGAAGGATATTACAATCTTGTAAAAAGCGTTAAAACAAAAAAGCAAGCGCGTGAAGAGTATGTTAATCAAGTGATTGACATCCTTAAAAAGAAACTGGATGAAGTTGGAATTCCCTGCAAGGTTTATGGGAGATCAAAACATTTCTATTCCATATATCGGAAAATGAAGGCTCAACATCGGAAGTTTGACGAAATTTATGATCTCATTGCAGTACGCGTCATTGTTAATACTGTAAAAGAATGTTACGGTGTCTTGGGAACAGTCCATACTGAATGGAAACCAATTCCCGGCCGCTTTAAAGATTATATCGCGATGCCAAAACCCAATATGTATCAGTCCATACACACCACAGTTATTGGCCCTAACGGCGATCCTGTTGAAATTCAAATCCGAACGCAAGAAATGCATCGAATTGCAGAATATGGGATTGCAGCACATTGGAAATATAAAGAGGGCAAAGGCAACGGGAAAAATGCAAAAGACGTCCATTATGAAAAGAAAATTGCCTGGCTGCGTCAAATTATGGAATGGCAGCAGGAACTAGATAATGCCGGAGATCTGCTCGAAACCATAAAAGTTGATTTATTAAACGAAGAAGTTTATGTGTTTTCTCCGAAGGGTGATGTCTTTGAACTTCCTGTGGGTTCGTGCCCATTGGACTTTGCTTATCGTGTTCATAGTGACATCGGCAACAACTGCGTTGGAGCTAAAGTTAACGGCAAAATTGTTCCGTTAAATTATAAGTTAAGCAACGGCGATATTGTTGAAGTCATGACATCCAAGCACAGTAATGGACCCAGCCGCGATTGGCTTAATTTTGTTAAAAGTGCCCATGCAAGAAATAAAATCAAACAATATTTTAAACGGGAAACAAAAGAAGAAAATATTGAAAAAGGCAAGTTAGCACTCGAAAACGAATTGAAACGTCAGGGCTTGCAGGATACAAAATTAGGAAGCATTGCTGAACTGGAAGTTTTAAGCAAACACTTAAAATACAAAACACTTGACGATTTATATGCAGCAATCGGATATAATGGCATTAAAATGGGAACTATTTTTACAAAAATGAAATTGTTGTTCCCAGAGGTTTTTAAAGACCAAAAGCCAGATATTACAGCAAAGAAACGACCAAAGCCAGAAAGGTCAAGCTCTAATATCTTAGTTGCCGGTTTAAATGACATTGATGTTCATCTTGCAAAATGCTGCAGCCCTGTCCCGGGGGATCAAATTATCGGTCACATTACACAAAGTCATGGCATTACAGTTCATCGTACAGATTGTCTCAATGTTTTACACATTGATGCCTCAAAAACAGTTGATGTAGAATGGAATAAATTTGGCGTTTCAGGAAACTTTAGTGCAGAGATCAGTATACAAGCCGATGAAAATCCACACACACTGATTGAAATAAATAAAGTTTTCATAGAGATGAATATCTCTTTAACGGCATTAACGGCTAGAAATGAAAAAGGAAAATTTGACTACTTTGAAGCTGTTTTTGAAGTGAAGTCGAGACGAGAATTAAATTTGGTTATTAAAAATATCAAAAAAATACCATTAGTCCTTTTTGTAAAGAGAATTTAG